Proteins co-encoded in one Halococcoides cellulosivorans genomic window:
- a CDS encoding histone deacetylase family protein: protein MNVGHREVCLDHDTGQRHPESPDRIRAIRRTLADAEAVEYATPETATLSEITAVHDPGYIASFEDFCASGGGSWDADTIAVEATYEAALASAGIALWAARAALGHPDRPATPFAIGRPPGHHAVTDDAMGFCFLNNVAIAAETLLRRGRADRIAIVDWDVHHGNGTQDIFYDRGDVLYVSIHEEGLFPGTGALSETGTGPGVGRTLNVPFRPGSGDPEYEHVLDTAIEPTIAAFDPDLVLVSAGFDAHRRDPISRMTVSTEGYGRMAARLLDLAGRIDAGLGFVLEGGYGLETLSDSVDAINAACNGDVPDPIDAEADPHSRQVVDRLRDVGFVQGPS, encoded by the coding sequence ATGAACGTTGGCCACCGCGAGGTCTGTCTGGATCACGACACCGGTCAGCGCCACCCCGAGAGCCCCGACCGGATCCGTGCGATCCGACGGACGCTCGCGGACGCCGAGGCCGTCGAGTACGCCACCCCCGAGACGGCGACGCTCTCGGAGATCACCGCCGTCCACGATCCGGGCTACATCGCGAGCTTCGAGGACTTCTGTGCCAGCGGCGGTGGCAGTTGGGACGCCGACACGATCGCCGTCGAAGCGACTTACGAGGCCGCGCTCGCGAGCGCGGGCATCGCGCTCTGGGCCGCTCGCGCAGCACTCGGCCACCCAGACCGTCCGGCGACACCCTTCGCGATCGGTCGGCCGCCGGGCCATCACGCCGTCACCGACGACGCAATGGGGTTTTGCTTTCTCAACAACGTCGCGATCGCTGCCGAGACGCTGCTCCGACGGGGCCGGGCCGATCGGATCGCCATCGTCGACTGGGACGTCCACCACGGCAACGGCACCCAGGATATCTTCTACGACCGCGGTGACGTCCTCTACGTCTCGATCCACGAGGAGGGCCTGTTCCCCGGCACGGGCGCGCTCTCGGAGACCGGCACGGGCCCGGGCGTCGGGCGCACGCTGAACGTCCCCTTCCGGCCCGGCAGTGGCGACCCCGAGTACGAACACGTGCTCGACACGGCGATCGAACCGACGATCGCGGCGTTCGATCCCGATCTCGTGCTCGTCAGCGCGGGTTTCGACGCCCACCGACGCGACCCCATCTCGCGGATGACCGTCTCGACGGAGGGGTACGGCCGGATGGCGGCGCGCCTGCTTGATCTTGCCGGCCGGATCGACGCCGGGCTCGGATTCGTCCTCGAAGGTGGCTACGGCCTGGAGACGCTCTCGGACAGCGTCGACGCGATCAACGCCGCCTGTAACGGGGATGTGCCCGACCCGATCGACGCCGAGGCCGACCCTCACTCCCGTCAGGTCGTCGATCGACTCCGCGATGTCGGCTTCGTTCAGGGACCGAGTTGA